In Thalassospira sp. TSL5-1, the following are encoded in one genomic region:
- a CDS encoding TRAP transporter small permease: MTAARLYALLIALCRILTGIAFGLLFATVLVQVFARTFLPDSPVWTEEFTRQCLLYMAAFGVGLSYRNGELVNVELVTDILPAPIQKTLLFVSAILTTVFAGLLIMPAWQFVSIGRWQTSPAMGVRMDFVHASVFVLLILLSLFALLRVVRVLAGASNGKPEGQSGELP; the protein is encoded by the coding sequence GTGACTGCCGCCCGTCTTTATGCCCTTTTGATCGCGCTTTGCCGTATTTTGACCGGCATTGCCTTTGGCCTGTTATTTGCCACTGTTCTGGTACAGGTCTTTGCGCGCACCTTCCTGCCTGATTCCCCGGTCTGGACCGAGGAATTTACCCGCCAATGCCTGCTTTATATGGCAGCCTTTGGCGTAGGCCTTTCCTATCGCAATGGCGAACTGGTCAATGTGGAACTGGTGACAGACATTCTGCCTGCACCCATTCAAAAAACGCTTTTGTTTGTTTCCGCCATCCTGACAACCGTTTTTGCCGGGCTTCTGATTATGCCCGCATGGCAGTTTGTTTCCATCGGCCGGTGGCAAACCTCCCCTGCGATGGGGGTTCGCATGGATTTTGTTCATGCTTCTGTTTTTGTTTTGCTGATTTTGCTGTCACTTTTTGCGCTGCTGCGCGTTGTTCGCGTTTTGGCAGGCGCATCTAACGGCAAACCCGAAGGCCAGTCCGGAGAGTTACCATGA